A genomic segment from Spinacia oleracea cultivar Varoflay chromosome 3, BTI_SOV_V1, whole genome shotgun sequence encodes:
- the LOC110804747 gene encoding chaperone protein dnaJ 6, which produces MAKKKKSRVSDESTAEQGESEQHQEDAKMDEDEGSCSQTNLYEVLGVESTASQQEIRKAYHKLALRLHPDKNPGDKEANEKFQQLQKVMSILGDEEKRALYDQTGVVDDDDLTGDLAQNLQNFFRSMYKEVTVADIEKFEANYRGSDTEKNDLINLYKKCKGNMARLFCSMLCSDPKLDSHRFKDILDEAIAAGDLKEFKSYKKWAKEVSEIKPPTSPLKRRKTSGKKKADSDLYAMISQRRSERKDKFDSMFSSLVEKYGGQSTSEPTEEEFEAAQKKLVSKVSSKKSRKK; this is translated from the exons ATGGCGAAGAAAAAGAAATCTAGGGTTTCCGACGAATCAACAGCTGAACAAGGCGAATCGGAACAACATCAAGAAGACGCCAAGATGGACGAAGATGAGGGTTCTTGTTCGCAGACGAACCTTTACGAG GTTCTTGGTGTGGAAAGCACTGCATCTCAACAGGAAATTAGAAAGGCGTACCACAAGTTGGCGTTGCGACTCCATCCTGATAAGAACCCCGGTGATAAG GAAGCGAATGAGAAATTTCAACAGCTCCAGAAGGTGATGTCCATTCTTGGTGATGAGGAGAAAAGAGCCCTTTATGATCAGACCGGAGTTGTCGATGATGAT GATCTTACCGGTGATCTAGCTCAGAATTTGCAGAACTTCTTCAGATCCATGTACAAAGAG GTCACTGTGGCTGATATTGAAAAGTTTGAAGCAAACTACAGGGGATCTGATACTGAGAAAAACGATTTGATCAACCTCTACAAGAAGTGCAAGGGTAACATGGCAAG GCTCTTTTGTTCAATGCTATGTTCAGACCCTAAGCTGGACTCTCATCGATTCAAGGATATTCTTGATGAAGCAATAGCTGCAG GAGATCTGAAGGAGTTTAAATCCTACAAGAAATGGGCTAAGGAGGTATCTGAAATTAAACCACCTACAAGCCCTTTGAAGCGAAGAAAGAC GTCTGGAAAAAAGAAGGCAGATTCTGATCTATATGCAATGATATCTCAGCGACGAAGTGAGAGGAAGGACAAATTTGATTCAATGTTTAGCTCTTTGGTGGAGAAGTACGGGGGGCAAAGTACTTCAGAACCAACAGAGGAAGAGTTTGAAGCTGCACAGAAAAAATTAGTGAGCAAAGTGTCGTCAAAGAAATCTCGAAAGAAGTAG
- the LOC110804749 gene encoding 60S ribosomal protein L6 — MAKPRTTSRNPDLVKGIGKFSRSKMYHKRGLWAIKAKNGGVFPTHAPKAAAPATAEKTAKFYPADDVKKPLINKRKPKPAKLRASITPGTVLIVLAGRFKGKRVVFLKQLSSGLLLITGPFKINGVPLRRCNQAYVIATSTKVDIAGVDVSNIDDKYFAKQGEQKKKKGEGEFFEAEKEEKNVLPAEKKESQKAVDAPLTKNIEAVPELKAYLAARFSLKSGMKPHELIF, encoded by the exons ATGGCGAAACCAAGGACGACAAGCAGAAACCCAGACCTGGTTAAAGGTATCGGGAAATTTAGCCGATCTAAAATGTACCACAAGAGAGGTCTCTGGGCTATCAAGGCCAAAAACGGTGGTGTTTTCCCTACTCACGCACCCAAGGCTGCTGCGCCGGCTACGGCGGAGAAGACTGCCAAGTTTTACCCTGCTGACGATGTCAAGAAACCCTTGATCAACAAGCGCAAGCCCAAACCCGCTAAGCTCAG GGCGAGTATTACACCTGGGACAGTGTTGATTGTGTTAGCTGGGAGGTTTAAGGGGAAAAGAGTTGTGTTCTTGAAACAACTTTCATCCGGCTTACTTCTCATTACTG GTCCCTTTAAGATCAATGGGGTCCCACTAAGGCGATGCAACCAAGCTTATGTCATTGCTACTTCTACTAAAGTTGATATTGCTGGAGTCGATGTATCCAACATTGACGACAAATACTTTGCAAAGCAAGGTGAacagaagaaaaagaaaggagaaggagaatTTTTTGAGGCAGAGAAAGAG GAGAAGAATGTTCTTCCAGCAGAGAAGAAAGAGTCACAAAAGGCAGTTGATGCTCCATTAACCAAGAACATTGAAGCCGTCCCAGAGTTGAAGGCCTATTTGGCAGCAAGGTTTTCATTGAAGTCGGGCATGAAACCTCACGAGCTTATCTTTTAG
- the LOC110804753 gene encoding probable folate-biopterin transporter 8, chloroplastic isoform X2: MGFYLMLFILVLLIEFHTFVLEVLSWGPLSLIPFVGEALPTLMACVLLSNLGAAITEVAQDALIAEYGQKHKIVGIQSYAFMAIAVAGILGNSLGGILLLKIYPRALLLIFTLLLSVQLLISLLTKEESLGLQKPVVNQSSSISIVEQSSTISNIKKQFSGLQVALTEDKISRPLFWAVASIAVVPMLTGSIFCYQTQSLNLDPSIIGISKVIGQMLLLSLTVLYDRFWKNIPMRKLIGIVQCLYAFSLLLDLILVNQINLKLGVPNNVFALCFSGLAETIAIFKTVPFFVLIGSLCPSGSEASVTAFLASALTLSSIISCFLGIGLTSILGITSDNYSSLSVGIMLQSLAALVPLVWINNLPITQVSVEKERKKGRSKRTRKNRRVGRVPLNLTQSFAYRRERESETQR; this comes from the coding sequence GTGTTGTCATGGGGACCATTATCTTTGATTCCATTTGTTGGTGAAGCCCTTCCTACTCTTATGGCATGCGTTCTTCTCAGTAATCTTGGGGCAGCTATCACAGAGGTTGCACAAGATGCTCTTATTGCAGAATatggacaaaaacacaaaaTTGTTGGGATACAGTCGTATGCATTCATGGCAATAGCTGTTGCAGGAATTCTAGGCAACTCATTGGGCGGTATACTACTGTTGAAAATATATCCAAGGGCTCTATTGTTAATTTTTACTCTCTTGCTTTCTGTTCAGCTTTTGATTTCCTTATTGACAAAGGAGGAGTCCCTTGGTTTACAAAAGCCCGTTGTTAATCAAAGTTCATCAATTTCCATTGTTGAACAAAGTTCAACCATTAGCAATATCAAGAAACAGTTTTCTGGTCTTCAAGTTGCCCTGACTGAGGATAAGATATCTCGCCCTCTATTTTGGGCGGTAGCTTCCATTGCAGTAGTGCCGATGCTAACAGGATCTATCTTTTGTTATCAAACACAGTCCCTTAATCTTGACCCTTCAATTATTGGAATTTCCAAGGTAATTGGGCAGATGCTGCTATTATCTTTAACTGTGCTCTATGATCGATTTTGGAAAAATATTCCAATGAGGAAGTTGATCGGCATAGTACAGTGCTTGTatgctttctctctcctgctgGACCTTATTCTAGTCAATCAAATCAACCTGAAGTTAGGAGTACCAAACAATGTATTTGCTTTGTGCTTCTCGGGGTTGGCTGAAACCATCGCCATTTTCAAAACAGTACCATTTTTTGTGCTTATTGGCAGCTTATGCCCTTCGGGAAGTGAGGCTTCAGTTACTGCATTCCTGGCCTCAGCTTTGACTTTGTCATCAATTATTAGTTGTTTCTTAGGCATTGGGTTGACTTCTATACTTGGTATAACTTCTGACAATTACTCTAGCCTCTCTGTTGGGATCATGCTGCAGAGTTTGGCTGCTTTAGTGCCTTTAGTTTGGATCAACAACCTGCCTATTACACAAGTTTCAGTTGAAAAGGAAAGGAAGAAAGGCAGAAGTAAAAGGACAAGAAAAAACCGGAGAGTTGGAAGAGTGCCACTTAACTTAACTCAATCTTTTGCCTATCGACGAGAAAGAGAATCAGAGACACAAAGATGA